One segment of Zymoseptoria tritici IPO323 chromosome 2, whole genome shotgun sequence DNA contains the following:
- the PRMT2401 gene encoding HNRNP arginine N-methyltransferase (Similar to Saccharomyces cerevisiae HMT1, a): MANASAPKGDDPMAGLVHSEAHYFNSYNHHGIHEEMLKDEVRTKSYRDSIYNNRHLFKDKVVLDVGCGTSILSMFAVKAGAKHVIGVDMSTIIYKAREIVAANGMSDKITLLQGKMEEVELPFPEVDIIISEWMGYFLLYESMLDTVLWARDRYLRKDGQGLIFPDKATIFMAGIEDGEYKDDKIGFWDNVYGFDYTPLKLTALTEPLVDTVELKAVVTDPCAILTLDLYTCTVADLAFSLPFQLSVRRTDYVHALVAWFDIEFSACHKPVRFSTGPHTKYTHWKQTVFYLADVLTVEAGEKIDGNLACRPNDRNRRDLDVGIDYKLLTEDSGRTADGHCEYKMC; encoded by the exons ATGGCGAACGCTTCTGCTCCCAAGGGCGACGACCCTATGGCCGGCCTCGTCCACAGCGAAGCTCACTACTTCAACAGCTACAACCACCATG GCATTCATGAGGAGATGCTTAAGGACGAGGTCCGCACCAAGTCCTACCGCGATTCGATCTACAACAACCGCCATTTGTTCAAGGACAAGGTCGTGCTCGATGTCGGATGCGGTAcatccatcctctccat GTTCGCCGTGAAGGCCGGCGCAAAGCACGTTATCGGGGTGGACATGTCAACCATCATCTACAAGGCCCGCGAGATCGTTGCAGCGAACGGCATGTCCGACAAGATCACCCTCCTGCAAGGAAagatggaagaggtcgaACTGCCATTCCCCGAAGTCGACATCATCATTTCCGAGTGGATGGGATACTTCCTGCTGTACGAGAGCATGCTTGATACCGTGCTGTGGGCTCGCGATCGTTACTTGAGGAAAGACGGTCAAGGCCTCATCTTCCCAGACAAGGCCACTATCTTCATGGCTGGTATCGAGGATGGAGAGTAcaaggacgacaagatcGGAT TCTGGGACAACGTCTACGGGTTCGACTACACTCCTCTCAAACTCACCGCCCTCACCGAACCCCTCGTCGATACCGTGGAACTCAAAGCCGTCGTGACCGACCCATGCGCGATCCTCACCCTCGACCTCTACACCTGCACCGTCGCCGATCTCGCCTTCTCCCTCCCATTCCAGCTCTCCGTTCGCCGCACCGACTACGTGCACGCGCTCGTCGCCTGGTTCGACATCGAATTCTCCGCCTGCCACAAGCCCGTCAGATTCAGCACTGGACCTCACACAAAATACACGCACTGGAAACAGACCGTGTTCTACCTGGCGGATGTGTTGACCGTGGAGGCGGGAGAAAAGATCGATGGCAACTTGGCCTGCAGACCGAATGACCGCAATAGGAGAGATTTGGATGTGGGCATTGATTACAAGTTGTTGACCGAGGACTCTGGCCGGACAGCGGACGGACACTGCGAGTACAAGATGTGCTAA
- a CDS encoding argininosuccinate synthase: MAKGKVCLAYSGGLDTSCILKYLLEEGYEVVCFMADVGQEEDFAAAKEKAMKIGASACYIEDLRREFIEELCYPAIACNAIYENVYLLGTSLARPVIARAQIAVAQKEGCFAVSHGCTGKGNDQVRFELAFYALQPTIVVLAPWRDPVFYNRFKGRNDLLDYAASTGIPVTSTKSKPWSMDENLAHCSYEAGILEDPNTSPPEDMWKLTVDPTKAPDTPEDFTLHFSKGLPVKLEYDGKTVTDSVDLFLAANAIARKHGVGRIDIVENRFIGLKSRGCYETPGFTMLRAAHIDLEGLVMDREVRALRDQFVTFNYAKLLYNGLYFSPEREFLEASITESQKKVNGSVRCRAYKGMFSVMGRWSDTEKLYDESESSMDEIGDFAPSDTTGFISVNAIRLKKFGKAKEADGISLVHRS, from the exons ATGGCCAAAGGAAAGGTCTGCCTCGCCTACTCGGGCGGTCTGGACACCAGCTGCATCCTCAAGTACCTGCTG GAAGAAGGATATGAAGTCGTCTGCTTCATGGCCGACGTCGGACAAGAGGAGGACTTTGCTGCGGCCAAGGAAAAGGCCATGAAGATTGGTGCTTCCGCTTGCTACATCGAGGACCTCCGCCGCGAGTTCATCGAGGAGCTCTGCTACCCGGCCATCGCTTGCAACGCCATCTACGAGAATGTATACCTGCTGGGCACATCCCTCGCTCGTCCCGTCATTGCTCGCGCACAAATCGCTGTGGCTCAAAAGGAGG GCTGCTTCGCCGTCTCCCACGGCTGCACCGGCAAAGGCAACGACCAAGTCCGCTTCGAGCTCGCCTTCTACGCCCTGCAACCCaccatcgtcgtcctcgctccCTGGCGCGACCCAGTCTTCTACAACCGCTTCAAGGGCCGCAACGACCTCCTCGATTACGCCGCCTCAACCGGCATTCCCGTCACCTCCACCAAATCCAAGCCCTGGTCCATGGACGAGAACCTCGCCCACTGCTCCTACGAGGCCGGCATCCTCGAAGACCCCAACACCTCCCCACCCGAAGACATGTGGAAACTCACCGTCGACCCTACAAAGGCGCCCGACACCCCAGAGGACTTCACCCTGCACTTCTCCAAAGGCCTGCCCGTAAAACTCGAATATGACGGCAAAACCGTCACCGACTCcgtcgacctcttcctcgccgccaacgcCATCGCCCGCAAACACGGCGTCGGCCGCATCGACATTGTCGAAAACCGCTTCATCGGCCTCAAGTCCCGCGGCTGCTACGAGACTCCCGGGTTCACGATGCTGCGCGCCGCACACATCGATCTCGAAGGTCTCGTCATGGACCGGGAAGTGCGCGCTCTCCGCGACCAATTCGTTACCTTCAACTACGCCAAACTGCTCTACAATGGGTTGTACTTCTCCCCCGAGAGGGAGTTTCTCGAAGCCAGCATCACCGAGTCGCAGAAGAAGGTCAATGGTAGCGTGAGGTGTCGGGCGTACAAGGGCATGTTCAGCGTCATGGGGCGGTGGAGCGATACGGAGAAGTTGTATGATGAGAGTGAGAGTTCGATGGATGAGATTGGAGACTTTGCGCCGAGTGACACGACGGGTTTCATCAGCGTGAACGCCATCAGGCTGAAGAAGTTTGGcaaggcgaaggaggcggATGGGATTAGTCTTGTGCATAGGTCTTAG